One Mycobacterium marseillense DNA window includes the following coding sequences:
- a CDS encoding acyl-CoA dehydrogenase family protein yields the protein MSGLTYTPEHHQFRELVRDFVQQTVVPNHENWERDGQWDRSLFIEAGKLGLLGFSVPERLGGPGVDDFRYNAIVIDELQRAGAAAEAIAFTLQNDVVLPYLTDLTTPEQQQRWLPGVVTGETVLGIGMTEPGTGSDLAGIRTTAVRSSDSQGDHYVVNGAKTFISNGQAGDLFVIAARTSPDRHQGLSLLVVDADTPGFSRGRNLEKIGLHAQDTSELTFTDMRVPKENLLQEEGRGFYQLMTNLPQERLALGVGAVAAAEAILAGTLDYVRDRKAFGSPIASFQHSQFVLAELATEIDIARTYLDDCLAQHLEGELTAARAARLKWWTTDLQVRTADRCLQLHGGYGYMREYSVARAFVDARIQTIYGGTNEIMKTIIAKDLGL from the coding sequence ATGAGCGGCCTGACCTACACGCCAGAGCATCACCAGTTCCGCGAACTGGTACGGGATTTCGTCCAGCAGACGGTCGTGCCCAACCACGAGAACTGGGAACGCGACGGCCAGTGGGACCGCTCGCTGTTCATCGAAGCCGGCAAGCTTGGCCTGCTGGGCTTTTCGGTCCCCGAGCGTCTCGGCGGCCCGGGCGTGGACGACTTCCGCTACAACGCGATCGTGATCGACGAGTTGCAGCGGGCCGGGGCGGCGGCCGAGGCCATCGCGTTCACGCTGCAAAACGACGTGGTGCTGCCCTATCTCACCGATTTGACGACACCCGAGCAGCAGCAGCGCTGGCTGCCAGGCGTGGTCACCGGCGAGACGGTGCTCGGCATCGGGATGACCGAGCCCGGCACCGGCAGCGATCTGGCCGGGATCCGCACGACGGCGGTGCGCTCGTCTGATTCGCAAGGCGACCACTACGTCGTCAACGGCGCCAAGACCTTCATCTCCAACGGTCAGGCCGGGGACCTGTTCGTCATCGCCGCGCGCACCTCGCCGGATCGCCACCAAGGACTGTCACTCCTGGTGGTCGACGCCGACACCCCCGGCTTTTCACGCGGCCGCAACCTGGAGAAGATCGGCCTGCACGCCCAGGACACCAGCGAGCTCACCTTCACCGATATGCGGGTGCCGAAAGAGAACCTGCTGCAGGAAGAGGGCCGGGGCTTTTATCAGTTGATGACGAACCTGCCCCAGGAGCGGCTCGCGCTCGGCGTGGGGGCGGTGGCCGCCGCGGAAGCGATCCTGGCCGGAACACTCGACTACGTCCGCGATCGCAAGGCATTCGGATCGCCGATCGCCAGCTTCCAGCACAGCCAGTTCGTGCTCGCCGAACTGGCAACCGAGATCGACATCGCCCGAACGTATCTCGACGACTGCCTTGCCCAGCACCTCGAGGGCGAACTGACCGCGGCCCGGGCCGCCCGGCTGAAATGGTGGACCACCGACCTGCAGGTGCGTACCGCCGACCGCTGCCTGCAGCTGCACGGCGGGTACGGCTACATGCGCGAGTACAGCGTGGCGCGCGCGTTCGTCGACGCCCGCATCCAAACCATCTACGGCGGCACCAACGAGATCATGAAGACGATCATCGCCAAGGACCTGGGCCTCTAG
- a CDS encoding TetR/AcrR family transcriptional regulator, with protein sequence MATDVADYSALPAEEAVRAARVSSRRRQVLDAAVKVMGRTGFHQMSMQDLATEAEVSVGLIYKYFGGKEDLLLATIVRILDVFRDQLAPVIDAAGDDVVDQLAAGVRRYIQIVDENLDGVVLTYRESRTLGAPGRTQIKDLEIATAAPLRAVIEAGIARGVFRGVDVDLTVFDIMLLAHGWALKHWHFGPIYTIDEYIALQIRHVLGGLIADDRRADYAHVLK encoded by the coding sequence ATGGCCACCGACGTCGCCGATTACAGCGCCCTTCCCGCCGAGGAGGCGGTGCGCGCGGCGCGCGTCAGCTCGCGACGCCGCCAGGTGCTCGATGCCGCGGTCAAAGTCATGGGCAGGACCGGGTTTCACCAGATGTCCATGCAGGACCTGGCCACCGAGGCCGAGGTCAGCGTCGGCCTGATCTACAAATACTTCGGCGGCAAGGAGGACCTCCTGCTCGCCACGATCGTGCGCATCCTCGACGTGTTCCGCGATCAGCTGGCGCCGGTCATCGACGCCGCCGGCGACGACGTCGTGGACCAGCTGGCCGCAGGGGTCCGGCGCTACATCCAGATCGTCGACGAGAACCTCGACGGCGTGGTGCTGACCTACCGGGAGAGCCGAACCCTCGGGGCGCCCGGCCGCACCCAGATCAAGGACCTCGAAATCGCCACCGCCGCACCGCTGCGCGCGGTGATCGAGGCCGGCATCGCCCGGGGCGTCTTCCGCGGGGTCGACGTCGACCTCACCGTCTTCGACATCATGCTGCTCGCCCACGGCTGGGCGCTCAAGCACTGGCACTTCGGGCCGATCTACACCATCGACGAATACATCGCCCTGCAGATCCGCCACGTGCTGGGCGGATTGATCGCCGACGACCGCCGCGCCGACTACGCGCACGTGCTGAAATGA
- a CDS encoding rhodanese-like domain-containing protein: MSTERGHSYAGDISPLEAWKLLSDNPNAVLVDVRTDAEWRFVGVPDLSSLGREVLFLEWNSSDGRPNTKFADQLREQVAPGDADADRPVLFLCRSGNRSIGAAEVATELGITPAYNILDGFEGQLDANGHRGDSGWRAIGLPWKQG, encoded by the coding sequence ATGAGCACAGAGCGCGGACACTCCTACGCGGGGGACATCTCACCCCTGGAGGCATGGAAACTGCTCAGCGACAATCCGAACGCCGTGCTGGTCGACGTGCGTACCGACGCCGAGTGGCGCTTCGTCGGGGTGCCCGATCTGTCCAGCCTCGGCCGCGAGGTGCTGTTCCTCGAATGGAATTCCTCCGACGGCAGGCCCAACACGAAATTCGCCGACCAGCTGCGCGAGCAGGTGGCGCCGGGCGACGCCGACGCGGATCGCCCGGTGCTGTTTTTGTGTCGCTCCGGAAACCGCTCCATCGGCGCCGCCGAGGTGGCGACCGAGCTGGGCATCACCCCGGCCTACAACATCCTGGACGGCTTCGAAGGCCAGCTCGACGCCAACGGTCACCGCGGCGATTCGGGGTGGCGGGCGATCGGATTGCCTTGGAAGCAAGGCTGA
- a CDS encoding O-succinylhomoserine sulfhydrylase has product MTPADHDSVRTPARLPDGVSQATIGVRGGLLRSGFDETAEALYLTSGYVYESAAVAEKSFTGEVDRFVYSRYGNPTVTMFEERLRLLEGAPAAFATASGMAAVFTSLGALLGAGDRLVASRSLFGSCFVVCNEILPRWGVETVFVDGDDLAQWEQALSVPTTAVFFETPSNPMQSLVDIAAVTELAHGAGAKVVLDNVFATPLLQQGIPLGVDVVVYSGTKHIDGQGRVLGGAILGDQEYIDGPVQKLMRHTGPAMSAFNAWVLLKGLETMAIRVDHSNSSAYRIAEFLETHPAVSWVRYPYLSSHPQYDLAKRQMSGGGTVITFALDCPDSRAKQRAFEVLDKLTLIDISNNLGDAKSLVTHPATTTHRAMGPEGRAAIGLGDGVVRISVGLEGTDDLIADIDRALS; this is encoded by the coding sequence ATGACGCCCGCCGACCACGATTCCGTCCGCACGCCCGCACGCTTGCCCGACGGCGTCAGCCAGGCGACCATCGGCGTGCGCGGCGGGCTGCTGCGTTCGGGGTTCGACGAGACCGCCGAGGCGCTGTACCTGACGTCGGGCTATGTCTACGAATCGGCCGCGGTCGCCGAGAAGTCGTTCACCGGCGAGGTCGACCGCTTCGTCTACTCGCGCTACGGCAACCCGACCGTGACGATGTTCGAGGAGCGGCTGCGCCTCCTCGAGGGCGCACCGGCGGCGTTCGCCACCGCGAGCGGCATGGCGGCGGTGTTCACGTCGCTGGGCGCGCTGCTGGGCGCGGGGGACCGGCTGGTCGCGTCGCGCAGCCTGTTCGGCTCGTGTTTCGTGGTGTGCAACGAGATCCTGCCGCGCTGGGGAGTCGAAACCGTGTTCGTCGACGGCGATGACCTGGCCCAGTGGGAACAGGCGCTGTCGGTGCCCACGACGGCGGTGTTCTTCGAGACGCCGTCGAACCCGATGCAGTCGCTGGTGGACATCGCCGCGGTGACCGAACTCGCCCACGGGGCCGGCGCAAAGGTGGTGTTGGACAACGTCTTCGCCACACCACTGCTGCAGCAGGGCATCCCGCTCGGTGTCGACGTGGTGGTGTACTCGGGCACCAAGCACATCGACGGCCAGGGCCGCGTGCTGGGCGGGGCCATCCTCGGCGACCAGGAGTACATCGACGGCCCGGTGCAGAAGCTGATGCGGCACACCGGCCCGGCGATGAGCGCGTTCAACGCCTGGGTGCTGCTGAAAGGCCTTGAGACGATGGCCATCCGGGTCGATCACAGCAATTCCTCGGCGTACCGGATCGCCGAATTCCTCGAGACCCATCCGGCGGTGAGTTGGGTCCGCTATCCCTACCTGTCCTCACACCCGCAATACGACCTGGCCAAGCGCCAGATGTCGGGCGGCGGAACGGTGATCACCTTCGCGCTCGACTGCCCGGACAGTAGGGCCAAGCAGCGGGCCTTCGAGGTGCTGGACAAGTTGACGCTGATCGACATCTCCAATAACCTCGGCGACGCCAAATCCCTTGTCACACACCCGGCGACGACCACTCACCGGGCGATGGGCCCGGAGGGCCGCGCGGCGATCGGGCTCGGCGACGGCGTGGTCCGCATCTCCGTCGGGCTCGAAGGCACCGACGACCTGATCGCCGACATCGATCGGGCCCTGAGCTGA
- a CDS encoding NAD(P)/FAD-dependent oxidoreductase — MSRHRVVIIGSGFGGLTAAKALKRAPKGSEVEVTVISKTTTHLFQPLLYQVATGILSEGDIAPTTRLILRRQRNVRVLWGDVSAIDLTAKTVTSHLMGMVTVTPYDSLIVAAGAQQSYFGHDEYAAFAPGMKSIDDALELRGRILGAFEAAEVATDPAERQRRLTFVVVGAGPTGVELAGEIVQLAERTLAGAFRTITPSECRVILLDAAPAVLPPMGTKLGLKAQRRLQKMDVEVQLNAMVTAVDYMGITIKEKDGAQRRIECACKVWAAGVQASSLGAMLAEQSDGTETDRAGRVVVEPDLTVKGHPYVFVVGDLMSVPGVPGMAQGAIQGAKYAASVIKQAVKGEDNPAARKPFRYVNKGSMALISRYSAVAQVGKVEFAGFFAWLAWLVLHLYYLIGHRNRLAAMFAWGISFLGRTRGQMAITSQMIYARPLVNWVEQQAAEGTLAAAERAETAEQKAAG, encoded by the coding sequence ATGTCGCGCCATCGTGTGGTCATCATCGGAAGTGGTTTCGGCGGGCTGACTGCGGCAAAGGCGCTCAAACGCGCCCCCAAGGGCAGCGAAGTCGAGGTCACCGTGATCTCGAAAACGACGACGCACCTGTTCCAGCCGCTGCTGTATCAGGTGGCCACGGGCATCCTGTCCGAAGGCGACATCGCGCCGACCACCCGACTGATCCTGCGCCGCCAACGCAACGTCCGGGTGCTGTGGGGGGACGTCTCCGCCATCGACCTCACCGCCAAGACGGTCACATCCCATCTGATGGGCATGGTGACGGTGACGCCTTACGACAGCTTGATCGTGGCTGCCGGCGCACAGCAGTCCTACTTCGGCCACGACGAGTACGCCGCCTTCGCGCCCGGGATGAAGAGCATCGACGACGCCCTGGAGCTGCGCGGCCGCATCCTCGGCGCCTTCGAGGCCGCCGAGGTCGCCACCGACCCGGCCGAGCGCCAACGCCGCCTGACCTTTGTAGTGGTCGGGGCCGGTCCCACCGGTGTCGAGCTGGCCGGCGAGATCGTCCAGCTGGCCGAGCGCACCCTGGCCGGTGCGTTCCGGACGATCACCCCCAGCGAATGCCGGGTCATCCTGCTCGACGCGGCGCCCGCGGTGTTGCCGCCGATGGGCACCAAGCTGGGCCTCAAGGCGCAGCGGCGGCTGCAGAAGATGGACGTCGAGGTCCAGCTCAACGCGATGGTGACCGCGGTCGACTACATGGGCATCACGATCAAGGAGAAGGACGGCGCCCAGCGCCGCATCGAATGCGCGTGCAAGGTGTGGGCGGCGGGCGTGCAGGCCAGCTCGCTGGGCGCCATGCTCGCCGAACAGTCCGACGGCACCGAAACAGACCGCGCCGGAAGGGTGGTCGTCGAGCCCGACCTGACCGTCAAGGGTCACCCGTACGTGTTCGTCGTCGGTGATCTGATGTCGGTTCCCGGCGTCCCCGGGATGGCGCAAGGCGCGATCCAGGGCGCGAAGTACGCCGCCTCCGTCATCAAGCAGGCGGTCAAGGGTGAAGATAATCCCGCCGCGCGCAAGCCGTTCCGGTACGTGAACAAGGGCAGCATGGCGCTCATCTCCCGCTACAGCGCCGTCGCGCAGGTCGGCAAGGTGGAATTCGCCGGATTCTTCGCCTGGCTGGCGTGGCTGGTGCTGCACCTGTACTACCTCATCGGCCACCGGAACCGGCTGGCCGCCATGTTCGCCTGGGGGATCTCGTTTTTGGGTCGCACCCGCGGCCAGATGGCGATCACCAGCCAGATGATCTACGCACGGCCGCTGGTGAACTGGGTGGAACAGCAGGCCGCGGAGGGAACGCTCGCGGCGGCCGAACGCGCCGAGACGGCCGAGCAGAAGGCGGCCGGCTAA
- a CDS encoding PaaI family thioesterase, which translates to MTESEPNPIDLDPEYEHHGGFPEYGPASPGPGFARFVASMRRLQDLAVSADPADDVWDQAADRVAALTELLGPFQAEVEGQAPAGRTPDLPGMGSLLLPPWVLTRYDPEGVEMTGHFSRFHVGGNYAVHGGVLPLLFDHMFGMISHAANRPISRTAFLHVDYRKVTPIDVPLLVRGRVTGTEGRKAFVSAELVGEDQTVLAEGNGLMVRLLPGQP; encoded by the coding sequence GTGACGGAGTCGGAGCCCAACCCGATAGACCTCGATCCCGAATACGAACACCACGGCGGCTTCCCGGAGTACGGCCCGGCCAGCCCCGGTCCCGGCTTCGCCCGCTTCGTCGCCTCCATGCGCCGGCTGCAGGACCTCGCCGTGTCGGCCGACCCTGCCGACGACGTCTGGGACCAAGCCGCCGACCGGGTCGCGGCGCTGACCGAGCTGCTGGGGCCGTTTCAGGCAGAGGTCGAAGGTCAGGCGCCCGCGGGCCGCACCCCCGACCTGCCCGGCATGGGCAGCCTGTTGCTACCGCCGTGGGTCCTGACGCGGTACGACCCCGAGGGCGTCGAAATGACCGGCCACTTCAGCCGGTTCCACGTCGGCGGAAACTACGCGGTGCACGGCGGCGTGCTGCCGCTGCTGTTCGACCACATGTTCGGCATGATCTCCCACGCCGCCAACCGGCCCATCAGCCGCACGGCCTTCCTGCACGTCGACTACCGCAAGGTCACCCCGATCGACGTCCCGCTGCTGGTGCGCGGCCGGGTCACCGGCACCGAGGGCCGCAAGGCGTTCGTCTCCGCGGAATTGGTCGGCGAAGACCAGACCGTGCTGGCCGAGGGCAACGGCCTGATGGTGCGGCTGCTCCCCGGCCAACCCTGA
- the purT gene encoding formate-dependent phosphoribosylglycinamide formyltransferase, with protein sequence MTDGVTDGRDDETTALVVPAPAPADARPTVLLLGAGEISRELAIALGRLGARVIAADRQPHAPAHGVADQALTFDMTDADELAQAIGRVQPNLVVTTTDAVAARALDALDGELVPSARAARLTADREGLRRLAADELGLPTAPFWFVGSLGELEAVGAHAGYPLLVTPAAGPTGERQSVAARREDIEPAWRRAVGEASVARVLAETVVEVEFYVTLLAVRSEGPSGPAIEFCSPIGHRGSGGRVLESWQPQKMSEAATDAARSIAARIVKALGGRGVFGVELMINGDEVYFADVTSCPTDSAWVTLRSQRLSAFELQARTILGLPVDTMMVSPAAARLAGRADSPDPAALIGALSVPESDVRVSGRGFRALATAPEVTAARERAGQAAERLAGPGSRG encoded by the coding sequence GTGACTGACGGCGTGACGGACGGACGGGACGACGAGACCACGGCGCTCGTCGTGCCCGCACCAGCCCCCGCCGACGCACGGCCGACGGTGCTGCTGCTGGGTGCCGGCGAGATCAGCCGGGAGCTGGCGATCGCCCTGGGGCGCCTCGGGGCCCGCGTGATCGCCGCCGACCGGCAGCCCCACGCGCCCGCGCACGGGGTCGCCGACCAGGCGCTGACGTTCGACATGACCGACGCCGACGAGCTGGCGCAGGCGATCGGGCGCGTGCAACCCAACCTCGTCGTCACCACCACCGACGCGGTGGCCGCCCGGGCCCTCGACGCCCTCGACGGCGAGCTGGTGCCCAGCGCCCGCGCCGCGCGGCTCACCGCCGACCGCGAAGGGCTGCGCCGGCTGGCCGCCGACGAGCTGGGGCTGCCGACCGCGCCGTTTTGGTTCGTCGGGTCGTTGGGCGAACTCGAGGCGGTCGGCGCGCACGCCGGGTATCCGCTGCTGGTCACGCCGGCGGCCGGGCCGACGGGGGAGCGGCAGTCGGTGGCGGCGCGGCGCGAGGACATCGAACCGGCCTGGCGTCGCGCGGTGGGCGAAGCGTCCGTCGCCCGGGTGCTGGCCGAAACCGTGGTCGAGGTCGAGTTCTACGTGACCCTGCTGGCGGTGCGCAGCGAAGGCCCGTCGGGACCCGCGATCGAATTCTGCTCACCCATCGGGCATCGCGGATCCGGCGGGCGGGTGCTGGAATCCTGGCAGCCCCAGAAGATGAGCGAGGCCGCGACGGACGCCGCGCGATCGATCGCTGCGCGGATCGTCAAGGCGCTGGGCGGGCGCGGCGTGTTCGGGGTCGAATTGATGATCAACGGCGACGAGGTGTATTTCGCCGACGTCACGTCGTGCCCGACCGACAGCGCCTGGGTGACCCTGCGCAGCCAGCGGCTTTCGGCGTTCGAGCTGCAGGCCCGCACCATCCTCGGCCTGCCGGTGGACACCATGATGGTGTCGCCGGCCGCCGCTCGCCTGGCGGGCCGGGCCGATTCGCCTGACCCCGCGGCGTTGATCGGCGCGCTGAGCGTGCCGGAGAGCGACGTGCGCGTCTCCGGGCGTGGGTTCCGGGCCTTGGCGACGGCGCCGGAGGTCACGGCCGCACGCGAGCGCGCCGGCCAGGCCGCCGAACGGCTGGCCGGCCCGGGCTCGCGCGGCTGA